Proteins encoded by one window of Bacillus sp. DTU_2020_1000418_1_SI_GHA_SEK_038:
- a CDS encoding LutB/LldF family L-lactate oxidation iron-sulfur protein: MAMKIGTENFDERVNAGINNSFMRGAVSSAQERLHTRRLAAAEELGNWEEWRSLGEEIRQHVLENLDYYLYELSENIAKRGGHVFFAETAEEATSYIEDVIKEKNAKKVVKSKSMVTEEIHLNACLENAGCEVIETDLGEYILQIDDHDPPSHIVAPALHKNKEQIRDVFAKKLNYENSEDPAELCAHSRKMLRNEFLTADVGITGCNFAIAETGSITLVTNEGNADLVTALPKTQITVMGMERIVPTFEEMEVLVSLLTRSAVGQKLPSYVTVLSGPREEEDSDGPEEFHLVVVDNGRSNILGGEFQSILQCIRCAACVNVCPVYRHVGGHSYGSIYSGPIGAVLSPLLGGYDDYKELPYASTLCGACTEACPVKIPLHELLHKHRQVIVEKEGKAPISEKMAMKAFGLGAASPALYKIGSKVAPAAMNPFTVGDKISKGPGPLKAWTEIRDFPAPNKERFRDWFANRDTGGNK, encoded by the coding sequence ATGGCGATGAAAATTGGCACTGAAAATTTCGATGAGCGAGTCAACGCTGGCATTAATAATTCTTTTATGAGAGGAGCCGTTTCTAGTGCACAGGAAAGACTTCATACACGAAGATTAGCTGCTGCAGAAGAATTAGGCAACTGGGAAGAATGGCGCTCGCTTGGAGAAGAGATCCGCCAGCACGTACTTGAAAATTTAGATTATTATCTATATGAATTAAGCGAGAATATTGCTAAAAGAGGCGGTCATGTATTCTTTGCTGAAACAGCTGAAGAAGCCACTTCTTATATTGAAGATGTAATAAAAGAGAAAAACGCCAAAAAGGTAGTAAAATCCAAATCAATGGTCACGGAGGAAATTCACTTAAATGCTTGCCTTGAAAACGCTGGCTGCGAAGTGATTGAGACAGATTTAGGTGAATATATTTTACAGATTGATGATCATGATCCGCCCTCACATATTGTAGCTCCGGCATTACACAAAAATAAGGAACAAATCCGAGATGTTTTTGCTAAAAAATTAAACTATGAGAATAGTGAAGATCCAGCAGAATTATGCGCACATTCACGGAAAATGCTGAGAAATGAATTTTTAACAGCAGATGTAGGCATAACAGGATGCAACTTTGCCATTGCGGAAACCGGCTCCATAACTTTAGTGACAAATGAGGGAAATGCTGACCTTGTTACGGCATTGCCAAAAACACAAATAACCGTCATGGGCATGGAAAGAATCGTTCCAACCTTTGAAGAAATGGAGGTTCTTGTTAGTTTATTAACAAGGAGTGCGGTTGGACAAAAACTGCCAAGCTATGTAACCGTCCTTTCTGGTCCTCGAGAAGAAGAGGATTCTGACGGACCAGAGGAATTTCATTTAGTCGTCGTTGATAATGGACGTTCTAATATTTTAGGAGGAGAGTTTCAATCTATTTTACAATGTATACGCTGTGCTGCATGTGTGAATGTTTGTCCAGTGTATCGCCATGTGGGAGGGCATTCGTACGGCTCGATTTACTCAGGACCAATTGGAGCAGTCCTGTCACCGTTATTAGGAGGATATGATGATTATAAGGAGCTCCCTTATGCATCGACATTATGCGGGGCTTGCACTGAGGCTTGTCCAGTAAAGATTCCGCTGCATGAACTTCTCCATAAACATCGTCAAGTTATAGTTGAAAAAGAGGGAAAAGCACCGATATCCGAGAAAATGGCAATGAAGGCATTTGGGCTTGGAGCAGCTTCGCCTGCACTGTATAAAATCGGTTCGAAAGTAGCCCCTGCTGCTATGAACCCATTTACAGTTGGCGACAAAATTTCAAAAGGACCAGGTCCGCTTAAGGCTTGGACAGAAATTCGTGATTTCCCAGCACCAAATAAAGAGCGCTTCCGTGATTGGTTTGCCAATCGGGATACTGGGGGTAATAAATAA
- a CDS encoding lactate utilization protein C: protein MVGKIQNRELFLTKIAERLGRGQRATTIESPVWNFQPQDDVLKGASSDDLLHVLREQCKNIHTDFFTTNISGLPETIKSIIFEYGGGPIITWSDPRFEAFGLSPLFNEILPSKNIKVDVWDSSVGQENIKLAEKANIGITISEITLAESGTAVIFSSKDRGRSISFLPATSVIIIPKSSIVPRMTQAARLIRKKVKNGEEIASCVNFITGPSNSADIELNLVVGVHGPTKAAYIVVEDI from the coding sequence ATGGTTGGGAAAATCCAGAATAGGGAGTTATTTTTAACTAAGATTGCTGAGCGATTAGGCAGAGGTCAACGGGCGACCACGATAGAAAGCCCTGTGTGGAACTTTCAACCACAGGATGATGTTTTAAAGGGAGCAAGCAGTGATGACTTACTTCATGTCCTAAGAGAGCAATGTAAAAATATACACACCGATTTTTTTACAACAAATATTTCAGGGCTGCCCGAAACAATAAAGAGCATTATTTTCGAATATGGCGGGGGGCCGATTATCACGTGGAGTGACCCGCGATTTGAAGCATTTGGGCTTTCACCCCTGTTTAATGAAATTCTGCCGAGTAAAAATATAAAAGTTGATGTCTGGGACTCAAGCGTTGGTCAAGAAAATATTAAACTAGCAGAAAAGGCAAATATCGGGATCACGATAAGTGAAATCACCTTAGCAGAATCTGGTACAGCAGTCATTTTCAGCAGTAAAGATAGAGGGAGAAGTATTAGCTTCTTACCAGCAACATCTGTCATCATTATACCGAAAAGTTCCATCGTTCCACGCATGACACAAGCAGCAAGATTAATTAGGAAAAAAGTAAAGAATGGAGAGGAAATTGCTTCATGTGTTAACTTTATAACTGGTCCAAGCAATTCGGCAGATATTGAGTTGAACTTAGTTGTTGGCGTACATGGTCCAACAAAGGCTGCTTATATTGTTGTAGAGGATATATAA
- a CDS encoding N-acetylmuramoyl-L-alanine amidase, whose product MVKIFIDPGHGGADPGAVGNGLFEKNLTLKISKYIRTMLTAYENIQVKLSRESDQTVSLNQRTNMANAWGAEFLLSVHINSGGGTGFEDYIHPRNRQSSPSYQGVIHEEIVKQIDLKDRGKKQENFHMLRESNMPAMLTENGFIDNPNDASKLSQSSYIERIARGHVNGLVRALKLKKKPERLPNWDGLVFKKGQIGRIKILKRINLWRRDENKKLIFSRILNPGEVYPVYGFDNLYGGQYNVGDNHWITNIDGYIKYETPSKSFLANAVKFYAK is encoded by the coding sequence ATGGTCAAAATTTTCATTGACCCTGGACATGGAGGAGCAGATCCGGGTGCCGTTGGGAATGGGTTATTTGAAAAAAACTTAACCTTGAAAATTTCTAAATATATAAGGACCATGCTGACAGCTTACGAAAATATTCAAGTAAAATTAAGCCGGGAAAGTGATCAAACTGTATCCCTTAATCAACGAACGAACATGGCAAACGCGTGGGGAGCAGAATTTCTATTATCTGTCCATATAAATTCTGGCGGGGGCACTGGATTTGAAGATTATATTCATCCAAGAAATAGACAAAGTTCACCTTCTTACCAAGGGGTCATTCATGAAGAAATCGTCAAGCAAATAGATTTAAAGGATCGAGGTAAAAAACAGGAGAATTTTCATATGCTGCGAGAATCCAATATGCCAGCAATGCTAACAGAAAATGGATTTATAGATAATCCAAATGATGCCTCAAAACTTAGTCAGTCTTCGTATATAGAAAGAATAGCGCGTGGTCATGTAAATGGATTGGTTAGGGCTTTAAAGCTTAAAAAAAAGCCAGAAAGACTGCCGAATTGGGATGGTTTAGTTTTTAAAAAAGGACAAATAGGACGAATTAAAATATTGAAAAGGATCAATCTTTGGAGAAGAGATGAAAATAAAAAATTAATTTTTTCTAGAATATTGAATCCTGGTGAAGTTTACCCTGTATATGGATTCGATAATTTATATGGCGGACAATATAACGTAGGAGACAACCATTGGATTACAAATATTGATGGATATATTAAATATGAGACACCTTCGAAGTCATTCTTAGCAAATGCTGTGAAATTTTATGCTAAGTAA
- a CDS encoding acyltransferase family protein, with product MKKREYYFDNAKFILISLVVFGHFLQSFIEDSEGIYTLYKVIYTFHMPAFILISGYFAKGFNKKGYVSKITRKLILPYIIFQVIYSVFYFFLYKESSFQVEPLKPHWSLWFLISLFSWNIMLLAFTKYKASYSLGAAFIVGLLVGYIDWITNYLSLSRTFVFFPLFLIGYYLKREHFSFLQTAKIKLAALCVLAIVFTGFYFSPDLNHEWLLGSKPYTEMGAASIGAMLTRLGFYILSLIMVFSFFSLVPKGHYFFTNLGKNTLYVYLLHGFFIRIFRESPVQHYFTEPQNYLLLAGASLLLTLLLSSKITVPFAQPLIELKTTKLKNLQARSSAIMQYYRKKLLN from the coding sequence ATGAAGAAACGGGAGTATTACTTTGATAATGCAAAATTTATTTTAATTTCCTTGGTCGTATTTGGGCATTTTCTTCAGTCTTTTATCGAAGACAGCGAGGGAATCTATACTCTTTATAAGGTAATCTATACCTTCCATATGCCAGCATTTATTCTTATCTCAGGTTATTTTGCCAAAGGATTTAATAAAAAAGGATATGTTTCTAAAATTACTAGAAAGTTAATCCTTCCATATATCATTTTTCAAGTCATCTATTCTGTATTTTATTTCTTTCTATATAAAGAATCGTCCTTTCAGGTTGAACCGCTAAAGCCACATTGGTCTTTATGGTTTTTAATCAGTTTGTTTTCTTGGAATATTATGCTGCTCGCTTTCACTAAATATAAAGCTTCATATTCACTCGGGGCGGCGTTTATCGTTGGGCTGTTAGTTGGATATATTGACTGGATTACAAACTATTTAAGTTTATCTAGAACTTTTGTGTTCTTCCCACTCTTTCTAATTGGCTATTATTTAAAAAGAGAGCATTTTTCTTTCCTTCAAACAGCAAAAATTAAGCTCGCAGCCTTGTGTGTATTGGCGATTGTATTTACGGGATTTTATTTTTCCCCAGATTTGAATCATGAATGGCTACTAGGATCCAAGCCATATACAGAGATGGGTGCAGCATCCATAGGCGCTATGTTAACACGTTTAGGGTTTTATATATTAAGCTTAATTATGGTCTTCAGTTTTTTCTCGCTAGTTCCAAAGGGACATTATTTCTTTACAAACTTAGGAAAAAACACATTGTATGTTTATCTCCTGCACGGGTTTTTTATTCGTATTTTTAGAGAGAGCCCGGTACAACATTATTTCACGGAACCACAAAACTATCTGTTGTTAGCTGGCGCATCCCTATTGCTAACTTTACTATTATCCAGCAAAATAACCGTACCATTCGCACAGCCTCTTATTGAGTTAAAGACAACCAAACTGAAAAACCTGCAAGCTCGGTCATCTGCTATAATGCAATACTATAGGAAGAAGCTTTTAAACTAA
- a CDS encoding 2-oxoacid:acceptor oxidoreductase family protein, with the protein MSILPKKSGLGFFEIRLESIGGLGANLAGKMLAEAGVLGLGLNGSNFSSYGSEKKGSPVKSFIRFCDQDIEIRAHSPIEQPHVVGVFHEALYKTVDVVSGLEPDGILLVNSIRDFDSIKADLKLETGTLAIIDALQISVDEKTKVNTAMLGALFRICDFLDPESMKDVIRKTFEKKYPHLVEPNIRTFERGYNEVQFKTYETPDDAKGKAFSRPLPLLGYETQEIGGIITAQGNSILKDLSGSRQGFLPKYDQETCIHCAACDTVCPDYCFVWEEGEDKRGRKQMFLKGIDYQYCKGCLKCVEACPTTALSDLRETIGYAEANWVKHKFPYIAGGIS; encoded by the coding sequence ATGTCAATTTTACCAAAGAAAAGTGGACTTGGTTTTTTTGAAATTAGACTGGAATCAATCGGAGGGCTGGGGGCTAATCTAGCTGGAAAAATGCTTGCTGAAGCCGGAGTTTTGGGGCTCGGTTTAAACGGTTCGAACTTTTCATCATATGGCTCTGAAAAGAAAGGATCGCCAGTGAAAAGCTTTATTCGTTTTTGTGATCAAGATATAGAAATTCGTGCTCATAGTCCGATTGAACAACCACATGTTGTCGGTGTTTTTCATGAGGCATTATATAAAACAGTTGATGTAGTAAGCGGCCTTGAGCCAGATGGAATTCTATTAGTTAATTCCATTAGGGATTTTGATTCAATCAAGGCAGATTTGAAATTAGAAACAGGCACATTAGCTATCATCGATGCTTTGCAAATTTCTGTTGATGAAAAGACAAAGGTTAATACAGCGATGCTTGGAGCATTATTCCGTATTTGTGACTTCCTTGATCCTGAATCTATGAAGGATGTCATTCGAAAAACATTCGAAAAGAAATACCCGCATCTTGTTGAACCAAATATTCGAACATTTGAACGAGGATACAATGAGGTTCAATTCAAAACATATGAAACACCTGATGATGCAAAGGGAAAAGCATTTTCTCGTCCGCTTCCATTACTAGGATATGAAACTCAAGAAATTGGCGGGATTATTACAGCTCAAGGAAATAGTATCTTAAAAGACTTGAGCGGGTCCAGACAAGGGTTCCTTCCAAAATATGATCAAGAGACATGTATTCACTGTGCTGCATGTGATACCGTCTGTCCTGATTATTGCTTTGTATGGGAAGAAGGGGAGGATAAGCGCGGTCGGAAGCAAATGTTTCTTAAAGGCATCGATTATCAATATTGCAAAGGCTGCCTAAAGTGTGTCGAGGCTTGTCCGACAACGGCATTAAGTGATTTGCGCGAAACAATTGGCTATGCTGAAGCAAACTGGGTGAAACATAAATTTCCTTACATAGCGGGAGGGATTTCATAA
- a CDS encoding thiamine pyrophosphate-dependent enzyme translates to MAMVVEQPIKKDIAEQLVTFESGNEMAAMAAAQINYHIMGYFPITPSTEVAQYLDQMKARGEHNIKLIPADGEHGSAGICYGAAATGARVFNATSANGLMYMLEQLPVQSGTRFPMVMNLVTRSVSGPLDIRGDHSDLYFALNTGWVILTARTPQAVYDMNIMALKIAEHSKVRLPVIVAYDGFFTSHQKRKVNYFKDRNVVQQFVGECPTDYHFIRDPKKPVTIGAHMNGEDLINNHFQQSEAMYAAGEIFKEVAIDYAAISGREYPVLDLYKMVDAEVALFLLNSAAETAKDTVDRLREKGIKAGVISPNIIRPFPAKEIREALKNIKALLIGERADSYGGNGPNLTHEVKSALQDDKNNKTIVLSRVFGLGGKDFYEDDAEHFFNEAIEAMNNGYAKKSFDYFGHVPGNKDKGLKPVITPQHGDVYKSGLIHVEKDPETNKLKVKIPPLRSLTSKPKRIASGHGACPGCGIFTGLELFFKGIEGDVVVLFQTGCAYVTTTAYPYSSHKQTMIHNLFQNGAATLSGTLEAFLELKERGEIDVSDDATFVMITGDGGMDIGMGSAIGTALRNHNLIMLEYDNEGYMNTGSQMSYSTPKGHMTSTSNVGRTQKGKAFHHKDTAQIMASTNIPYVFTGAEAFPQDLIKKAAKAQWYAQNVGTVYGKILITCPLNWKSDDRYGEKIIEAAVNTCFFPLYEVEEGVTAITYNPEEKKKRVGLPEWLKYMGKTKHLLKEENHEMLTELEEEIEKRWQRLLAKHENPLL, encoded by the coding sequence ATGGCGATGGTAGTTGAACAACCTATTAAAAAAGATATTGCAGAACAATTGGTAACCTTTGAAAGCGGAAATGAAATGGCGGCAATGGCTGCAGCCCAAATAAACTATCATATTATGGGATATTTTCCGATTACACCTTCAACTGAGGTCGCCCAATATTTAGACCAAATGAAGGCTAGAGGAGAACATAATATTAAGTTGATTCCGGCCGATGGAGAACATGGCTCAGCAGGGATTTGTTACGGAGCTGCTGCAACAGGTGCAAGGGTATTTAATGCAACAAGTGCTAATGGTCTAATGTATATGCTTGAGCAGCTTCCTGTTCAATCCGGTACACGATTCCCGATGGTGATGAATTTAGTTACACGTTCCGTAAGCGGCCCGTTAGACATTAGAGGGGACCATTCAGATTTATACTTTGCCCTTAATACAGGCTGGGTAATACTAACGGCGAGAACACCACAGGCTGTTTATGATATGAATATAATGGCTCTCAAAATTGCTGAGCATTCAAAGGTTCGTTTGCCTGTGATTGTTGCATATGACGGCTTTTTTACATCTCATCAGAAGAGAAAAGTCAATTATTTTAAAGATCGCAATGTAGTTCAGCAATTTGTTGGTGAGTGCCCGACAGATTATCATTTTATTAGGGATCCGAAAAAACCTGTAACGATTGGTGCCCATATGAATGGCGAAGACTTAATAAATAATCATTTTCAGCAATCTGAGGCGATGTATGCAGCAGGTGAGATATTTAAGGAAGTCGCAATAGATTATGCTGCCATTTCCGGCCGTGAATACCCAGTATTAGACTTATACAAAATGGTAGATGCAGAGGTAGCTCTATTCCTATTAAACTCAGCGGCTGAAACGGCAAAGGATACGGTCGATCGACTAAGAGAAAAAGGAATTAAAGCGGGTGTCATCAGCCCTAATATCATTCGTCCATTCCCTGCAAAAGAAATTCGTGAAGCTCTGAAAAATATTAAAGCCCTGCTCATTGGTGAGAGAGCAGATTCCTATGGCGGCAATGGTCCAAACTTAACTCACGAAGTAAAGTCCGCACTGCAGGATGATAAAAATAATAAAACGATTGTCTTAAGCCGTGTATTTGGACTTGGCGGAAAAGATTTTTATGAAGATGATGCAGAGCACTTCTTTAACGAAGCAATCGAGGCAATGAATAATGGATATGCCAAAAAATCATTTGATTATTTTGGTCATGTTCCCGGAAATAAAGATAAGGGACTTAAGCCAGTTATTACCCCTCAGCATGGGGATGTTTATAAATCAGGCTTGATTCACGTTGAAAAAGATCCCGAAACAAATAAATTAAAGGTGAAAATCCCACCATTACGCTCATTAACATCGAAGCCAAAGCGAATTGCTTCAGGACACGGAGCTTGTCCGGGCTGTGGAATATTTACTGGATTAGAATTGTTTTTTAAAGGGATTGAAGGAGATGTAGTAGTCCTCTTCCAAACGGGCTGTGCGTATGTTACAACGACTGCTTATCCATATTCTTCACATAAACAAACAATGATTCACAACCTTTTCCAAAACGGCGCTGCAACCCTTTCTGGAACATTAGAAGCCTTCTTGGAATTAAAGGAACGCGGAGAAATTGATGTGTCAGATGATGCGACCTTTGTCATGATTACGGGCGATGGCGGTATGGATATTGGGATGGGTTCAGCAATTGGAACGGCACTAAGAAATCATAACCTTATTATGCTTGAGTATGATAATGAAGGCTATATGAATACAGGCTCACAAATGTCCTATTCTACCCCAAAAGGACATATGACAAGTACAAGTAATGTCGGACGTACGCAAAAGGGTAAAGCATTCCATCATAAGGATACGGCACAAATTATGGCTTCAACTAATATCCCTTACGTCTTTACCGGAGCCGAAGCATTCCCGCAGGATTTAATTAAGAAAGCGGCAAAAGCGCAATGGTATGCACAAAATGTTGGTACGGTTTATGGGAAAATTCTTATCACCTGTCCATTAAACTGGAAGTCGGATGACCGCTATGGTGAGAAAATTATTGAAGCGGCTGTTAATACATGTTTCTTCCCTCTATATGAGGTTGAGGAGGGGGTAACAGCGATTACTTATAATCCAGAAGAGAAGAAGAAAAGGGTAGGATTGCCCGAATGGCTGAAGTATATGGGAAAAACAAAGCATCTTTTAAAAGAAGAAAATCATGAAATGTTAACGGAATTGGAAGAAGAAATCGAAAAGCGCTGGCAGCGTCTTCTAGCTAAACATGAAAATCCTTTATTATAA
- a CDS encoding methyl-accepting chemotaxis protein, which translates to MKGVKKTRIKKVKKSKNHKKDKEYKLNRVITRLSNIPLWKRLKLGQKYGVALFVTIGLFTISTIITFGFLSIANSKMEMVEESGEKAILFNEATAIFHQKGSSIGNYIIDSNPKHLTSFDELSKEFNKLKKALKPALTTKMSKDLFNEIIENDKKISTMFHFTIKPEVKLQHVREYRLGKLQADTMISETIVKLDTLSEMLNTERKKAVNSAKSALLLTLIILGISIVISAALGIVSILVIGKFISTQLSQIVHLSNEVASGNLKVDAIDYDGTDEIAELGKATNSMKEKLQAMIQEISAVSTYVTEKSGELNIAASEVKAASQQGASTIQELSGGAEEQARSANGLARMMESYMVDVEKASHSGTEIQKASNEVLALTKTGDTLMEESQKQMAMINEIMKTSVERVNGLDEQTQQITKLIQVIHDIANQTNLLALNAAIEAARAGEHGRGFAVVADEVRKLAEQVSLSVADITKIVKGIQMESSNVVSSLQTGYSQVEKGTDQIQLTGETFEKIYQAVNMMSNNVLEISMNLESVSGATLTMNQSIENIADVSIQSAAGIEQTSAVITQTNHSMEEISENAQSLSELADQLNVMISKFKL; encoded by the coding sequence ATGAAAGGGGTAAAAAAGACTCGTATTAAGAAAGTAAAAAAATCTAAAAATCATAAAAAGGATAAAGAATATAAGTTAAATAGAGTCATTACCAGGCTGTCAAACATTCCATTATGGAAAAGATTAAAGCTAGGACAAAAATATGGAGTAGCTTTATTTGTAACAATTGGTTTATTTACAATTTCCACCATTATCACATTTGGCTTCTTGTCTATTGCGAATTCCAAAATGGAAATGGTTGAAGAATCGGGCGAAAAAGCCATATTGTTTAATGAAGCTACGGCCATTTTTCATCAAAAAGGCAGCTCAATTGGAAATTATATAATAGATTCCAATCCGAAGCATTTAACATCCTTTGATGAACTATCAAAGGAATTTAATAAATTAAAGAAGGCATTAAAGCCGGCCTTGACAACTAAAATGTCAAAAGACTTATTTAATGAAATCATTGAAAATGACAAAAAAATATCAACGATGTTTCATTTTACAATTAAACCGGAAGTAAAGCTTCAGCATGTAAGAGAGTATCGTCTTGGAAAGCTGCAAGCAGATACGATGATTTCTGAAACAATCGTTAAATTAGACACTTTAAGCGAAATGCTGAATACAGAGCGAAAGAAAGCAGTAAATTCTGCTAAGTCCGCGTTATTATTAACGTTGATTATACTTGGGATTTCAATCGTTATTTCTGCTGCTCTTGGTATCGTAAGCATCCTTGTTATTGGAAAATTTATTTCCACACAGCTTAGTCAAATTGTTCATCTTTCTAACGAAGTGGCTAGCGGAAATCTCAAAGTAGATGCCATAGACTATGATGGCACCGATGAAATAGCTGAGTTAGGTAAAGCTACAAATTCAATGAAAGAAAAACTTCAGGCTATGATACAGGAAATATCTGCTGTTTCAACGTATGTTACAGAAAAGAGTGGAGAACTGAATATTGCCGCATCAGAGGTTAAAGCTGCCAGCCAGCAAGGAGCTTCAACAATTCAGGAGCTATCAGGCGGAGCAGAGGAACAAGCAAGATCAGCTAATGGTTTAGCTAGAATGATGGAAAGCTATATGGTAGATGTTGAAAAAGCATCACATAGTGGTACAGAGATTCAAAAGGCATCGAACGAGGTTCTAGCTTTGACTAAAACTGGGGATACCCTAATGGAAGAATCACAAAAACAAATGGCCATGATTAATGAAATTATGAAGACATCTGTTGAACGTGTAAACGGATTAGATGAACAAACACAGCAAATCACAAAGCTTATTCAAGTTATCCATGATATTGCTAATCAAACTAATCTGCTTGCGCTAAACGCAGCTATTGAAGCGGCGCGTGCAGGTGAACATGGCAGGGGCTTTGCGGTTGTTGCAGATGAAGTTCGAAAATTAGCTGAACAAGTTTCATTATCTGTTGCAGATATCACAAAGATTGTAAAAGGAATCCAAATGGAATCAAGTAATGTCGTTTCATCCCTACAGACTGGATATTCTCAAGTTGAAAAAGGAACTGATCAAATCCAACTGACTGGTGAAACATTTGAAAAGATCTATCAGGCTGTTAACATGATGTCAAATAATGTGCTGGAAATATCTATGAATCTTGAAAGTGTTTCTGGTGCTACTTTAACTATGAATCAATCAATTGAAAATATTGCTGATGTATCCATTCAATCTGCAGCAGGTATTGAACAAACGAGCGCTGTTATTACACAAACCAATCATTCTATGGAAGAAATCTCAGAAAATGCTCAAAGTTTATCGGAGCTTGCAGATCAATTAAATGTGATGATTTCAAAATTTAAGCTATAA
- a CDS encoding ATP-binding protein — protein MNLNRNSNQVHADYLKEVHITENEIRQLEIKLKNNADIYINIYEEALEGIIFWTGKGQIVKANEAACRIFECSKEELVTKRIQDFIYASKEEIYQVYNNFCRKGAIRDELVFLMPNGQEKSLEFTSKLHAIDEFHMTIFRNVSETRRMEKELRESELKFRKIFEGALEGIILWKNDFTIVDINQAAEKMLSVSKKEIIGHSFIDLLTKLHLSINETNYYYQNLVNSGQTTGTIDIKVETGETKYIEFSARYNVLSELSLVTFKDITEKLQLDAQLRKSDTLNVIGELAAGIAHEIRNPMTALKGFIQLLEDSVKEDHSMYFNIISSELKRIDSIINEFLILAKPQAVKFIEVDLIKIMKETVDFLSAQALLHNIQFRTKYQEGLPPIFCEPNQLKKVFINLIKNAIEVMPKGGYIDVNMNSTKDGRLHISIVDEGNGIPKDKLEKLGQPFYTTKEKGTGLGLMVSYKIIKEHKGNIEVESELGVGTIFNIYLPLKKYVVK, from the coding sequence GTGAATTTGAACAGGAATAGCAACCAAGTACATGCTGATTATTTAAAGGAAGTTCATATTACAGAGAATGAAATAAGACAATTAGAAATCAAGTTAAAAAATAATGCAGATATTTATATAAATATATATGAAGAAGCCTTGGAAGGAATTATTTTTTGGACGGGTAAGGGCCAAATAGTAAAAGCAAATGAGGCTGCCTGCCGAATTTTTGAATGCAGTAAAGAAGAGCTTGTTACAAAAAGGATTCAGGATTTTATTTATGCCAGTAAAGAAGAAATTTATCAAGTATACAATAATTTCTGCCGAAAAGGGGCCATCCGGGATGAACTTGTTTTTCTAATGCCCAATGGACAAGAAAAGTCATTGGAATTTACTAGTAAGTTGCATGCAATTGACGAGTTTCATATGACAATTTTTCGAAATGTCAGTGAAACTAGGAGAATGGAAAAGGAGCTCAGAGAGAGTGAATTAAAATTTAGGAAGATCTTTGAAGGGGCTTTAGAGGGTATTATCTTGTGGAAGAATGATTTTACCATTGTTGATATAAATCAGGCAGCAGAGAAGATGCTTTCTGTGTCGAAAAAGGAAATAATCGGACATTCCTTTATAGATTTATTAACAAAACTTCATCTTTCAATTAATGAAACTAACTATTATTACCAAAATCTCGTTAACAGTGGCCAGACAACGGGGACTATTGATATTAAAGTAGAAACAGGGGAAACAAAATATATAGAATTTTCAGCAAGGTACAATGTTTTATCCGAATTAAGTCTAGTAACCTTTAAAGACATCACAGAAAAACTGCAGCTGGATGCTCAGCTCCGAAAATCAGATACATTGAATGTTATTGGGGAGCTTGCTGCAGGTATTGCGCATGAAATTCGCAATCCAATGACAGCATTAAAAGGATTTATTCAATTATTGGAGGATTCAGTTAAAGAGGATCATTCTATGTATTTCAATATTATTTCCTCTGAGCTAAAGAGGATTGACTCTATCATTAATGAATTCTTAATATTGGCAAAACCACAAGCGGTTAAGTTTATTGAAGTAGATCTTATAAAAATCATGAAAGAAACAGTAGATTTCTTAAGTGCACAAGCCTTATTACATAATATTCAGTTCCGAACAAAATACCAAGAAGGCCTGCCGCCAATATTTTGTGAACCAAATCAACTGAAAAAGGTTTTTATTAACCTAATTAAGAATGCAATTGAGGTCATGCCAAAAGGCGGCTATATTGATGTGAACATGAATTCGACAAAGGATGGAAGACTGCATATATCCATTGTGGATGAAGGAAATGGTATCCCGAAGGATAAACTTGAAAAGCTAGGTCAGCCTTTTTATACAACAAAGGAAAAAGGTACGGGTCTTGGACTAATGGTAAGCTACAAAATTATTAAAGAGCATAAGGGAAACATAGAGGTTGAAAGTGAATTAGGAGTGGGGACTATTTTTAACATATATCTTCCATTGAAGAAATATGTAGTAAAGTAA